In Mesorhizobium sp. J428, the genomic window CCCATCTCGACATCGCCCAGATCATCGCGGCGGCGAAGAAGACCGGCGCGGATGCGATCCATCCCGGGGTACGGCTTCCTGTCGGAGAATGCGCGTTTCGCAGCCGCCGTGGCCGAGGCCGGCATCACCTTCATCGGCCCGGATGCCGAAACGATCTCGCTGATGGGCGACAAGATCTCGGCGCGCAACTTTGCCGAAAGCCACGGCGTGCCGGTGGCACCCTCGGTGATGCCGACCGGCGACCTGGACGCCTTCATCAGCCAGGCCGAGGCGATCGGCTTTCCGCTGCTGATCAAGGCCGCGGCCGGCGGCGGCGGCAAGGGCATGAACATCGTGCGCAGCGCCGCCGACCTGCGCGAGGCCGCCCGCCTCGCCTCCAGCGAGGCGCAGCGCTATTTCGGCGACGGGCGCGTCTATGCCGAGACCTATGTCGAGCGGCCGCGCCATATCGAGGTGCAGGTGCTGGGTGACGGCAAGGGCGGCGCGATCCACCTGTTCGAGCGCGAATGTTCGGTGCAGCGCCGCTTCCAGAAGATCATCGAGGAGGCCCCGTCGGCGAACCTGCCGGCGAAGCTGGCAGCCGACATCTGTGCGTCCGCCGTGCGGCTCGCAGCGGCCGCGAACTACAAGAACGCCGGCACGGTGGAATACATCCTCGGCGCCGACGGCCGCTTCTTCTTCCTCGAGATGAACACCCGCCTGCAGGTGGAACATCCGGTGACGGAGATGATCACCGGGCTGGACCTCGTGCGCTGCCAGATCGAGATCGCGGCCGGCAAGGGACTGCCGCTCGCGCAGAGCGACGTGAAGGCCAACGGCCACGCCATCGAATGCCGTATCTGCGCGGAGGATCCGGACCACGACTTCATGCCGGAGACGGGCGTCATCCAGTATCTCGGCGTGCCCGAGGAGGAGTGGCTGCGCTTCGAGAACGCGGTCGACCAGGGGCAGAAGGTGACGGCCGACTTCGACCCGATGCTGGCGAAGCTGGTGGTGCATGGGGCGGATCGCGCCGAGGCCGTGGATCGCTCGATCGCCGCGCTGGATGGGCTGGCTCTCCTCGGCGTCAAGACGAACATCGACTACCTGGCCCGCGTGCTCGACCACCGGGCGTTCCGCGCCGGCGACCTGCACACCGGCTTCGTCGCCGAGCACAAGGCCGATCTGGCGCCGGTGCCGCTGGACGAGACGCACCGCGTGCAGCTGCTCGCGGCGGCCGCGCTCGGCTTCCGCGACTTCCAGGACCTGGCCCTCGGAACGCCGGAGCCCTACGCCGCCATTGGCGGCTGGAGGAACTGACCATGGCCATCAAGCTGACACTGGACGGCAAGGTCCATGACGTCACCATTGCCCGCCGCCGCCCGCATCTGGTGCTTGTCATCGACGGGGTGGAGCACGAGGTCACGAGCCTGCCCGGCCTCGGCGACGGCCGCAAATCCATCTCGGTCGGCGGACACGATGTCGAGTTCGCCCGCGCGCTGCTGCGCGACCGCCAGATCGTCCGCATGGGCGGACGCACCTTCGACGTCGGCGTGGTCGATCCGTTCTCGCAAGGCGGTGCCGGCGGCGGCGGACAGGACGCGCTGAAGGCGCCGATGCCCGGCGCCGTGGTCTCGGTGCAGAAGCAGGCCGGTGACAAGGTGGCGCGCGGCGAGGCGGTCGTCACCATCGAAAGCATGAAGCTGCAAACCGCCTTGCCCGCCCCGCGCGACGGCGTGATTGCGAAGATCCTCAAGGGCGAAGGCGAGACGTTCGAGAAGGACGAGGTGATCGTCACGCTCGAGCCGGAAGGTGAGAAGGCCTGACGATGCGCAAGATCCAGTCCATGATCTCGACGTCGTCGGCGGATTTCCGCCGCTTCGACGCGCACAACCGCAAGGTTCTGGCCGAATTCCGGGAGAAGCAGGAGGCGGCGCGCCATCAGCGGCCGCAGCGCGACCTCGACCGGCTCGCCAAGCAGGGCAAGATGCGCCCGCGCGAGCGGATCGAGAAGCTGCTCGACCCCGGCACGCCCTTCCTCGAACTGTCCTCGCTCGCAGCCAACATGGCCTATGACGGCGACTCGCCGTCGGCAAGCTCGATCGTCGGCATCGGCGTCGTATCGGGCCGCGAGGTTGTCATCCGCGCGGACGACCCGACGGTGAAGGGCGGCGCCTGGTATCCGCTGACCGCGAAGAAAATCGTCCGCGCGCTCGACATCGCGATGGAGAACCGGCTGCCGGTGATTCACCTGTGCGATTCCGCCGGCGGCTTCCTCCAGCTCCAGTCGGAGGTGTTCCCGGACAAATACATGGCCGGGCGCATCTTCCGGAACCAGTCGATCCTGTCGAAGATGGGCGTCAAGCAGCTGTCGCTGGTATTTGGCCACTGCACGGCCGGCGGCGCCTACATCCCCGGCCTGTCCGACTACAGCGTCATCGTGCGCGGCACGGGCGCGGTGTTCCTTGGCGGACCGCCGCTGGTGAAGGCCGCCACCGGCGAGGAAGTGAGCGTAGAAGAGCTCGGCGGCGCCGATATGCACACCTCCGTGTCCGGCACCGCCGACTATCCGGCCGCGACCGAGGACGAGGCGATCCACATCGGCCGCGAGATCGTCGCCCAGTGGGACCGGCCGAAGAAGTGGGACTGCCAGCAGGAGACGCCGGAGGACCCCGCCTACGACCCCGAGGAGATCTACGGAATCATTCCGGACGACATCAAGAAGAGCTTCGACATGCGCGAGATCATCGCCCGCATGGTCGACGGCAGCCGCTTCCACGAATACCAGCCGAACTACGGCACGACGCTGATCTGCGGCTATGCCAACATCTGGGGCTACAAGGTCGGCATCCTTGCCAACAACGGCGTTCTGTTCAACGACTCCTCGCTGAAGGGCGGCCACTTCATCGAGCTGTGCAACCAGAACAACACGCCGCTGGTGTTCCTGCAGAACATCACCGGCTACATGATCGGCCGCGAATACGAACGGCGCGGCATCACCAAGGACGGCGCCAAGATGATCATGGCGCAATCGTGCTCGGCGGTGCCGAAGTTCACCGTGATGTGCAACGGTTCGTTCGGCGCCGGCAATTACGGCATGTGCGGCCGCGCCTTCGACGGCCGCTTCCTGTTCACCTGGCCGAACCACCAGATCGGCGTGATGGGCGGCGACCAGGCGGCGAACACGCTGGCCGAGGTGAAGCTCAACCAGATGAAGCGCGCCGGTCAGGTCGACCAGTCGGAGGTCGACCGGGTGTGGGAGGAGACGCGCAAAGCCTACCAGGAGCAGCTGTCGGCCTACTACTCGACCTCGCAGCTCTGGGACGACGGCATCATCGACCCGGTCGATACCCGCAACGCGCTCGGCATGGCGATCTCCGCCTCACTCAACGCGCCGCTCGCCGACGTCGGATATGGCGTGTTCAGGTTCTGAGACGATGGCCGACCCGATCCGCTTCTACCTCGATTTCGCCTCGCCCTACGCCTACTTCGCGGCGCAGCAGATCGACGGGATCGGGCAGGAGTTCGGGCGCGAAGTCGAGTGGCGGCCGATCCTGATGTGGGCGGTGCTCAAGGCGCACGGCATCGCAGCCCCGATGGATGCGCCGGTGAAGCGCGCCTACATGCTGAACGACATGGAGCGCTCGGCGGCGTTCTTCGGCATGCCCTATCGCAAGCCGGTGAAGCTGCCGCTTTCCTCGCACCTGGCCGGCCGCCTGTTCTATGCGGTGCGCGAGCAGGACTCGGACAAGGCTATGGCGCTCGCCCGCCGCCTCCTGCCCGCCTTCTTCGCCGAGCAGCGGGACATCTCGGACACGACGACCCTGTCCGAACTAGCGGCGGAGGTCGGGATCTCGCCTGAGACGGTGGCCGAGGCGATGCAGGGCACCGTCGGCCGCGCCGGCCTGGAGGCGGCGGTGGCGGAAGCGGTCACAGCGGGTGTGGTCGGTTCGCCACACTTCCTGGTCGACGGCGAGGGCTTTTTCGGTGCAGACAGGCTGCCGCAGCTGCGCTGGTTCCTTGGAGGAGGATGGACGTGACCGCGTATGACGACATCAGCTATTCGGTCGAGAACGGCCGCGCACGCATCGCGGTCAATCGGCCCGACAAGCTCAACGCCTATCGCAACGAAACGGCCGATCAGCTGCGCGACGCGATCCAGACGGCCGGAAAGGATGCTTCCGTCCGCGCCATCCTGCTGACGGGCGAAGGCCGCGCCTTCGGCGCCGGCTACGACCTTGCCACCGTCGACCCGAACGAAACGCCGGCGCTGGACGACGTGCTGCAGCGCCATTTCAACCCGCTGGTCATCGCCATGCGCCAGTCGCGCCTGCCGATCGTGGCCGCGGTCAACGGCCCCTGTGCCGGCGCCGCCGTCGGCATTGCACTCGCGGCCGACATCGTGATCGCCGCGCGCTCGGCGTATTTCTACGAACCCTTCGTCGGCATCGCGCTGGTGCCGGATGCCGGCAACACACTGTTCCTGTCGCGCATGCTGGGCCATGTGCGGGCGTCCGGCATGATGCTGCTCGGCAACCGCATCCCGGCCGAGAAGGCGCTGGCCTGGGGCCTGCTGTGGGATGTGGTGGACGATGCCGACCTCGTGCCCAACCGCCGAGGCAATCTGCGCCCGGCTTGCAAAGCTCGACCCGGCCGCCCTTGCAGGCACAAAGCGCCTGATCGATCGCGCTTCCGAGTTCGGCATCGACGAGCAGCTGGCGCTCGAACGCGACCTGCAGGGCGAGGCCGGACGCACCCCGGCAATGAAGGCACAGATCGCCGCCTTCTTCGCAAAGCGGAAGGGTTGAGCGGTTGACGACGAACGCCGAACTGGAACCCGGGCTGCTCGCGGACGGCTGGGAGCCCATCCGGCCCGGCGCCTTCATCACCCTGATCGGGCCGTTCTATACGCGTATCGTCGCAGGCCGACCCCAGTATTGCTTTCGCGTCGCGACCAAGCATGACAACACGCAAGGCCGCCCGCACGGCGGCATGATCATGACCTTCCTGGACGAAGCCCTGGGCTGGTCGGCGCACATCGCCCGCCCGAACGACCGTTTCTTCACCGTCGGCTTCGACTGCCAGTTCGTCGGCGGCAGCGTCGACGGCGATCTCGTCGTTGCCGAGACGGAGGTGGTGAGCGCGACCAGTTCGCTGATGTTCATGCGCGGCGACTGCAAGGTCGGCGACCGGGTGATCGCCACGGCCAGCGGCATCTGGAAGAGGGTCGGGGGCAAGAGCTCCCCGGGAGGGTGAGGATGGACCAGACGCTCAGGTCAACACGCTTCGTCGACGCCGACAGCCAGGTCGTCCGCGACTTCGCGGCAGAGCATGCGGGGACGGGCGACGACGTTTCGAAGGCGGTGAACCTCTACTATGCGCTGCGCGACGCGGTGTCCTACGACATGCGCACCTTCGGGCTGGACGAGGACCAGTTCGTCGCGTCCACCGTGCTGCAGTCGACGGCCGCGTTCTGCGTGCCGAAGGCGGTGGCTCTGGCCGCACTCGCCCGCGCGGTCGGCATTCCCTCGCGCATCGGCTTCGCCAATGTCCGCAACCACCTCGCCTCGCCGAAGCTGATGGCGCTGATGGACGACGACGTCTTCTACTGGCACGCCTACACCTCGCTCTTCCTCGACGGGAAATGGGTGAAGGCGACGCCCGCCTTCGACATCCGGCTGTGCGAGAGGCACGGCGTGACGCCGCTCGATTTCGACGGGCGCGAGGACTCGATCTTCCAGCCCTACGACCGGGCGGGCCGCCCCCACATGGAGTATGTGGATTTCATCGGCGAATTCGACGACATGCCCTATGACGGCTTTGCCGGCGCGATGCGCACCCATCACGCCCGCATGCTCAAGCACCTGGACGACGAACGGGCCGGCCGCCCGACCACCTGATTCTTTACAACACGATTGGCTGACAGATGACTGAAACCACCTACATTCTTTCCGGTGCGCGCACCGCGATCGGCACCTTCGGCGGCACCCTGTCCGGCGAGGAGCCGGCCTCCCTCGGCGCGGCGGTCGCGGTCGAGGCGATGAAGCGTGCGGGGGTCGAGCCGTCCGTGATCGGCCATGTCGTCTACGGCAACGTGATCCCGACCGGGCCGAAGGACGCCTATCTGGCGCGCGTCGCGGCGATCAATGCGGGCATCCCCAAGGAGACGCCGGCGATGACGCTGAACCGGCTGTGCGGCTCCGGCACGCAGGCGATCATCTCGGCGGCGCAGAACGTCATGCTGGGCGACGCGGAGGTGGCGCTGGCCGGCGGCGCGGAGGTGATGAGCCGCGCGCCGCACTACGTGCAGTCCGCCCGCTTCGGCCAGAAGATGGGCGACGTGAAGATGGTCGACGGGCTGACCGGCGTGCTGACCGACCCGTTCGGCAACGGCATCATGGGCGTGACCGCCGAGAACGTCGCCGAGAAATACCAGATCACCCGCGGCGAGCAGGACGCCTTCGCCGTCGAGAGCCAGAAGCGCGCCGCAGCCGCCATCTCGGCCGGCCACTTCACGTCGCAGATCCTGCCGCTGGAGATCCAGGCGGGCCGCAAGACGGTGGTGTTCGACACCGACGAGCATCCGAAGCCCGACACGACGCTGGAGACGCTGGCGACCCTGAAGCCGGCCTTCAAGAAGGACGGCGTGGTGACGCCCGGCAACGCGTCCGGCATCAATGACGGCGCGGCCGCGGTGGTGCTGGCCTCCGAGACCTACGTCAAGCGCACCGGCGCCAGGCCGATCGGCCGCATCGTCGCCTATGCCCATTCGGGCGTGGAGCCGGGCATCATGGGCGTCGGGCCGATCCCGGCCGTGCGGGCGCTGATTAGCCGTGCCGGCATGAAGCTGACGGATTTCGACGTGATCGAGATCCAACGAGGCCTTCGCCTCGCAGGCGCTGGCCGTCAACCGCGAGCTCGGGCTCGACCCGGCGAAAGTCAACCCCGACGGCGGCGCGATCGCGCTCGGCCATCCGGTCGGCGCCACCGGCGCGATCCTGACCGTCAAGGCGCTCTACTACCTGCAGCGCACCGGCGGCCGCTACGGCCTGATCACCATGTGCATCGGCGGCGGCCAAGGCATCGCGCTGGCTGTGGAGAGGGTGTGAGGGAAAGTTCTCGACGCAAGTCGCGCCGAAGCCCCCTCACCGTCTGCCTTCGGCAGCCACCTTGCCGGGCCGAGCCAACGGTCTCGCCCGTCCTTCGGACCCCCCACTGCGTGGGGGCGAGGAGACGCCAATCGCCGACGCTGCTACTCCTCACCCCCTGCAAGGGGGAGAGGTGGCACGCGAAGCGTGACGGTGAGGGGGTGATTTTGCGTGCCCGGCATCACGCGTGACCTCTTCCTCGTCCCCCTCGTTTCGTGCCAAAAGCCGGCGAGGAGGACATCATGACCAATCCGCTCTATGACGCCCTGGTCCTGCCGCATCGCGGCGGGGAAAAGACGTTTCTCGATCTCGACGGCAAGGGGCGGATCAGTTTCGGCGAGTTCGCCGACCTCGTCGCGCGGATCGCAACGGTGCTGGTCGAGAACGGTGTGAAGCCGGGCGACCGGGTGGCGGTGCAGGCGCCGAAGACGCCGGAGACGCTGGCCGTCTATCTCGCCTGCCAGCAGGCGGGCGCGGTGTTCCTGCCGCTCAACACGGCCTATACCCCCTCCGAGGTCGAGTTCTTCCTGACCGACGCGGCCCCTCGCCTCTTCGTCTGCGACGACGCGTCGAAGGCGGGCTACGCGGCACTGGCGCAGAAGCTCGGCGTCGGGCTGCTGACCATCGCGGCCGACCGGGGCGGCAGCCTGCCGGACGCGGCGGCGAAGGCGCAGCCGATGGCCGACGTGGTCGAGCGCGGGCCGGACGACCTCGCGGCGATCCTCTACACCTCGGGCACCACCGGCCGCTCCAAGGGCGCGATGCTGTCGCACGACAACCTGCTGTCGAACACGCTGGCGCTCACCGACATCTGGCGCTTCACCGGCGACGACGTGCTGGTCCATGCGCTGCCGATCTACCACACGCACGGCCTGTTCGTGGCCTGCAACATCATGCTGAAGGTCGGCGGCACGATGATCTTCCATGCCGCCTTCAACCCGGACGCGGTGCTCGACGCGATCCCGCGCGCGACCACGCTGATGGGTGTGCCGACCTTCTACACGCGGCTTCTCGGCTCGCCGCGGCTGACGAAGGACCATGTCGCGAACATGCGGCTGTTCATCTCCGGCAGCGCGCCACTGCTGGCCGAGACGCATGTCGAGTTCGAGGAACGCACCGGCCACCGTATCCTCGAGCGCTACGGCATGACCGAGACCTCGATGACGGCGTCGAACCCCTATGACGGCGAGCGCCGGCCCGGCGCTGTCGGCTTCCCGCTGCCGGGCGTCAGCGTCCGCGTTGCCAGCACCGAGGGCAAGGTGCTGCCGCAGGGCGAGATCGGCATCCTGGAGGTGAAGGGCCCGAACGTCTTCAAGGGCTACTGGAACCTGCCCGAGAAGACGGCGGCCGAGTTCCGCCCCGGCGGCTGGTTCATCACCGGCGACATGTCGATGATCGACGCCAATGGCTATGTCCACATCGTCGGCCGGCAGAAGGACCTGATCATCGCCGGCGGGCTGAACATCTACCCGAAGGAGATCGAGGAAGTCATTGATGCGATTCAGGGTGTGGTCGAGACGGCCGTCGTCGGCGTGCCGCATCCCGACATGGGCGAGGCGGCGGTGGCGGTGATCGTGGCGAAGCCCGGCCTCGACCTGGAGGCGGTGAAGGCCACTGTCGGCGAGAAGCTCGCCCGCTTCAAGCATCCGCGCCGCTACGAGATCGTCGCAGAGCTTCCGCGCAACACGATGGGAAAAGTACAGAAATCGCAGTTGCGCGAGAGCTACAAGGACAGCTTCACGGGGTGATCAGGTCGCGATGGACCAACGGAAATCGCGACTGTCCGGCCTTGCGGTCGGCCCTGTCGGCGTGGTCACCTGACCGGCGAGGAGCACATCAGCCATGCGCGCGGCGAGCGGCGATTTTCCCGATTTCGGCCTGACCGAGGATGAGCGGCGCGAGGCGGTGCTTGGCCACTATTATGAGTGGCCGGGCATGGACGGCGAGCGCGGCGAGATCTGGGGCTACACCGGCCACTACGCCTACTTCCCCGGCGACGTAGTCGACCTGCATGTCAGCTCGACGGCGAAGAGCTTCCGGCTGGAGATCCTGCGCGACGGCGGTGTCGAGACGCCGGTATTTTCGCGGGACGGCATCGCCGCGCGCTGGGAGGACACGCCAGACCAGTGCTCGGTCGACGGCTGCGGCTGGGAGACGAGCTTCACGTTCCGGGTCGGCGAGGACTGGCCGTCGGGCGCCTATCGCGCGACGCTGACAGCGGAGGGCCGCGACGGCAGGCCGATCGCCTCGCACCATCTGTTCATCGTCAAGCCGAGGCCTGGCAGACGGCCGGGACGTGTGCTGCAGGTCGCGGCCACCGGCACCTGGCACGCCTACAACAGCTGGGGCGGCTCGAACCACTATCAGGGCATCACCGGGCCGAACCGGGACCAGTTCGCCACGACTGTCTCCAACCAGCGGCCGTGGTGCCGCGGCTTCGTCGTGCTGCCGAAGGAGGCGCCGCGCGTGCCGCTCGACTTCGCCACGCCGATGGCCACCGTGCCGCGCTATCCGCACATGGAATGGGCCTTCGCCACCGGCCATTCCAAGAAATACGCCTCGGCCGGGTGGGCGAGCTATGACGGCCATTTCTTCCGCTGGGCCGAGCGGGCCGGTTATCAGGTCGACCTGATCGGCCAGCACGAGCTGCATTACCAGCCCGACATCCTCGACGGCTACGACTGCGCGGTCTTCGTCGGCCATGACGAATACTGGACGTGGGACATGCGCGACACGGTAGACGCCTGGGTGGCGCGCGGCGGCGGCGCGGCCCGCTTCGCCGGCAACTTCATGTGGCAGACGCGCCTCGAGGACGAGGGTCGGAAGCAGGTCTGCTACAAATACAAGGCGCGCGCCGAAGACCAAGCCTATCTGCCCGGAGGCGACGTGACGCGCGCGACGAATTCCTGGGAGGCGCCGGAGATCGGCCGGCCCGGGGCTTCCACCTTCGGTCTTAACGCCGCCAAGGGCGTGTATGCCGGCTGGGGCGGCTGCGCGCCGCGCGGCGTGCGCGGCTTTCCGGTCTACCGGCCGGAGCACTGGGCGTTCAAGGGCACCGGCATCTACTATGGCGACCTGCTGGGCGCCGAGGGCGGCGTCTACGGCTACGAGGTCGATGGGCTAGACCACGAGATCCGCGGCGGCCTGCCATGGCCGACGGCCGGCAGCGGCGCGCCGGAAGGGCTGTCCATCCTTGCCGTCGGCATGGCGAGCCAGGTCGAGGAGAGCGCCGACCTGCCCGCCAGCGCCCGCTTCCTCGCCGACGAGGACGGCCGCTTCATCGCCGAGACGCTCTACGGACGGCCAAGCGACGAGAACCTCGACAAGGTGAAGCGCTCCAACGGCATGATCGTCAACTTCCCCAAGGGCGACGGCGAGGTCTTCCATGCCGGCTCCTGCGAATGGGTGGCAGGGCTGTTGCGCAAGGACGCGATGGTGGAGAAGGTGACGGCGAATGTGCTGGACCGGTATTTGAAGAGATGAACCGCTCCGCCCCTCAGACCCCCCTCTGGCCTGCCGGCCATCTCCCCCTCAAGCGGGGAGATTGTCGGTTCGAGCGTCTCCGCGAATTCTCGAATGTTGACGATTGGCGAAAGCTCCCATGCCATTCGATCTCCCCCCTTGAGGGGGAGATGGCCGGCAGGCCAGAGGGGGGGTCTCGTTTCGCAAGGTGCTGCCATTGTCCACTGATCCCCGTCCCTCCCACCTCTTCTACGTCACTCGCCTGCGCCGGCCGCTGGTCGACCGCGCGGAGGGAATCTACCTGTGGACGCAGGACGGACGCCGTTTCATCGACGGCTCGTCGGGTCCGGTGGCCGTCAATCTCGGCTATTCCAACCGGCATGTGCTGGACGCCATGAAGGCGCAGATGGAGAAGACGACCTTCGCCTACCGGCTGCATTTCGAGAACGACGCCGCGGAAGATCTCGCCCGCGACATCGCCGGCCGGATGCCGAACGGGCTCGACCGCATCTTCTTCGTCTCGGGCGGCTCGGAGGCGGTGGAATCCTGCGTCAAGCTTGCGCGGCAATGGGCCGTCGCGACCGGCCAGCCAAGCCGCTGGAAGGTGATCGGCCGCATGCCTTCCTACCACGGCGGGACGCTGGGCGCGCTGACCGTTACGCATGACGGCCAGCTCACCGGGCCGTTCGAGGCGCAGATGAGGCCGATGCCGTCGATCCCGGCGCCGACGGCCTATCGCGACCGCGACAACCTCACCATGGAACAGCGCGGGCTGAAATATGCCGACATGCTGGAGGAGAAGATCCTGGCCGAGGGGCCGGAGAGCGTCGTCGCCTTCATCATGGAGCCGATCGGCGGCGCCGCGACCAACGCGCTAGTGGCGCCCGACAGCTACTATCCGCGCGTCCGGGAGATCTGCGACCGCTACGGCATCCTGCTGATCCACGACGAGGTGATGAGCGGCGTGGCGCGCACCGGAAAATTCCTCGGCGGCGACCACTGGGACGGCAAGCCGGATATCGTCTCTTTGTCTAAGGGGATCGGCTCCGGCTACATGCCGCTCGGCGCCATGTGCGCGCCGATGCGCATCGTCAAGCCGGTGCTCGACATGGGCGGCTTCGCGCACGGCCACACCTATGCCGGCAACCCGCTCGCCTGCGCGGCGGGGCTGGCGGTGCTGCAGGAGGTCGACCGGCTGAACCTCGTCGACAATGCGGCGGCGCGTGGGAACGACCTGATCGCGGGGCTGCAGTCCCTGGCCGACCGCTTCCCCTTCATCGGCGACGTGCGCGGCAAAGGGCTGATGACGGCGATCGAATTCGTCGCCGACAAGGAGACGATGCGGAACCTGCCGCTGGAGGTGAACATCGGCCAGCGGGTGCTGGACCTCTGCTACGAGCGCGGGCTGATCGTCTATTTCCGCCGCGTGAAGGGCGGCGTGCAGGGCGACTGCGTGATGGTCGCGCCGCCGCTGATCGTGACGCGGGAGCAGATCGGGGAGATCGTGTCGATCCTGGGGGATGCGATTGCCGTGGCGGCGCGGGAGTTCGGGCTGCCGGTGAACGGGTAGTTGGCAATCGTGAGCGAAACTGCCCCCTCATCCGGCCGCTTCGCGGTCACCTTCTCCCCGCTGGGGAGAAGAGGTCCTGCGCGACCGTCTGCGACCTCCTCTGCCCTCGGGGAGAGGTCCGCCGAGCGAAGCGGAGGCGGGGTGAGGGGGGCGTGCGCCGCGACGCCAGGACCGCGATGAGCCCTCGCCTCCTCATCCGCGACGCCACGCCCGCAGACGCCGAGGCGATCCACCACGCCATCCTAGCCATGGGCGAACTGCTGCGAACGGCGCACAAGATCACCAGCACCCCCGACATCCTTGCCCGCGAGGGCCTGGCGCCAGGCCGTGCCTTCGAGGGGCTCGTCGCCGAGGTCGACGGCGCGTTTGCCGGCATGTGCCTTTATCTGCCGGTGTTCTCGACGTGGCTCGGCAGGCCCGGAGTCTATGTGCAGGATTTGTTTGTAGACGAACGATTTCGCGGCATGAAGATCGGCGAGGCGCTGATCCGGCGCGTCGCCCGCATCGGCCGCGCGCGAGGTGCGAGCCATCTCAGGCTTGCGGTCGACTTCGACAACGAGAAGGCGCAACGCTTCTACGAACGCATCGGCGTAACGCGCTATGCCGACGACCACATCCACGCCGCCTATGGCGAGGCCTTCGACAGATTGAGTGAAGAGGACGGAACATGAAGGCATTCTATGCCGCCGAGCAGAAGCGGCACGACCCCAAGGCATTCCGCACGTCGGGAGGCGTCGCCAGAAATCCGGAAACGCCGGAACGTGTCGAGCGTCTGCTGGCGGGAGCGAAAGCGGCGGGATGCACGGTCCTACGGCCGAACAATCACGGCATGGGTCCGATCGCGGCCGTCCACACGCCGGAATATCTCGATTTCCTCGAACATATCCATCCGCGCTGGCGGCGGGTGGACGGCGCGCCGGAAGAGGTGGTGCCGAGCATTCATCCGATCGCCCGCGACGGCACTTACCCCGCTTCGGCGATCGGCCAGGCGGGCTATCACATGGCCGACACGTCCTGCCCGATCTCGGCCGAGACGTGGGAGAGCGCACAGTGGAGCGCCTGGAGCGCGGTCGAGGCGGCAGACGCCGTGCGGGCCGGCGAACGCGTCG contains:
- a CDS encoding biotin carboxylase N-terminal domain-containing protein, with product MRSIPGYGFLSENARFAAAVAEAGITFIGPDAETISLMGDKISARNFAESHGVPVAPSVMPTGDLDAFISQAEAIGFPLLIKAAAGGGGKGMNIVRSAADLREAARLASSEAQRYFGDGRVYAETYVERPRHIEVQVLGDGKGGAIHLFERECSVQRRFQKIIEEAPSANLPAKLAADICASAVRLAAAANYKNAGTVEYILGADGRFFFLEMNTRLQVEHPVTEMITGLDLVRCQIEIAAGKGLPLAQSDVKANGHAIECRICAEDPDHDFMPETGVIQYLGVPEEEWLRFENAVDQGQKVTADFDPMLAKLVVHGADRAEAVDRSIAALDGLALLGVKTNIDYLARVLDHRAFRAGDLHTGFVAEHKADLAPVPLDETHRVQLLAAAALGFRDFQDLALGTPEPYAAIGGWRN
- a CDS encoding biotin/lipoyl-containing protein — encoded protein: MAIKLTLDGKVHDVTIARRRPHLVLVIDGVEHEVTSLPGLGDGRKSISVGGHDVEFARALLRDRQIVRMGGRTFDVGVVDPFSQGGAGGGGQDALKAPMPGAVVSVQKQAGDKVARGEAVVTIESMKLQTALPAPRDGVIAKILKGEGETFEKDEVIVTLEPEGEKA
- a CDS encoding acyl-CoA carboxylase subunit beta; the encoded protein is MRKIQSMISTSSADFRRFDAHNRKVLAEFREKQEAARHQRPQRDLDRLAKQGKMRPRERIEKLLDPGTPFLELSSLAANMAYDGDSPSASSIVGIGVVSGREVVIRADDPTVKGGAWYPLTAKKIVRALDIAMENRLPVIHLCDSAGGFLQLQSEVFPDKYMAGRIFRNQSILSKMGVKQLSLVFGHCTAGGAYIPGLSDYSVIVRGTGAVFLGGPPLVKAATGEEVSVEELGGADMHTSVSGTADYPAATEDEAIHIGREIVAQWDRPKKWDCQQETPEDPAYDPEEIYGIIPDDIKKSFDMREIIARMVDGSRFHEYQPNYGTTLICGYANIWGYKVGILANNGVLFNDSSLKGGHFIELCNQNNTPLVFLQNITGYMIGREYERRGITKDGAKMIMAQSCSAVPKFTVMCNGSFGAGNYGMCGRAFDGRFLFTWPNHQIGVMGGDQAANTLAEVKLNQMKRAGQVDQSEVDRVWEETRKAYQEQLSAYYSTSQLWDDGIIDPVDTRNALGMAISASLNAPLADVGYGVFRF
- a CDS encoding 2-hydroxychromene-2-carboxylate isomerase, translated to MADPIRFYLDFASPYAYFAAQQIDGIGQEFGREVEWRPILMWAVLKAHGIAAPMDAPVKRAYMLNDMERSAAFFGMPYRKPVKLPLSSHLAGRLFYAVREQDSDKAMALARRLLPAFFAEQRDISDTTTLSELAAEVGISPETVAEAMQGTVGRAGLEAAVAEAVTAGVVGSPHFLVDGEGFFGADRLPQLRWFLGGGWT
- a CDS encoding enoyl-CoA hydratase-related protein, whose amino-acid sequence is MTAYDDISYSVENGRARIAVNRPDKLNAYRNETADQLRDAIQTAGKDASVRAILLTGEGRAFGAGYDLATVDPNETPALDDVLQRHFNPLVIAMRQSRLPIVAAVNGPCAGAAVGIALAADIVIAARSAYFYEPFVGIALVPDAGNTLFLSRMLGHVRASGMMLLGNRIPAEKALAWGLLWDVVDDADLVPNRRGNLRPACKARPGRPCRHKAPDRSRFRVRHRRAAGARTRPAGRGRTHPGNEGTDRRLLRKAEGLSG
- a CDS encoding PaaI family thioesterase, yielding MTTNAELEPGLLADGWEPIRPGAFITLIGPFYTRIVAGRPQYCFRVATKHDNTQGRPHGGMIMTFLDEALGWSAHIARPNDRFFTVGFDCQFVGGSVDGDLVVAETEVVSATSSLMFMRGDCKVGDRVIATASGIWKRVGGKSSPGG
- a CDS encoding transglutaminase domain-containing protein; this encodes MDQTLRSTRFVDADSQVVRDFAAEHAGTGDDVSKAVNLYYALRDAVSYDMRTFGLDEDQFVASTVLQSTAAFCVPKAVALAALARAVGIPSRIGFANVRNHLASPKLMALMDDDVFYWHAYTSLFLDGKWVKATPAFDIRLCERHGVTPLDFDGREDSIFQPYDRAGRPHMEYVDFIGEFDDMPYDGFAGAMRTHHARMLKHLDDERAGRPTT